From a single Brassica oleracea var. oleracea cultivar TO1000 chromosome C5, BOL, whole genome shotgun sequence genomic region:
- the LOC106343662 gene encoding histone-lysine N-methyltransferase setd3, which produces MATSKLAITSLAAHIRPFTCSVASQPSRLAPHPPDLVRWIKREGGFVHHAVKLSQDTPFGIGLISTEQIAQGTDLISLPPHVPLRFRSDETAPSPLLAALARRVPGELWAMKLGLRLLQERANADSFWWPYISNLPETYTVPIFFPGEDIKNLQYAPLLHQVNKRCRFLLDFEREIRQTLEDVKASDHPFSGQDVNASALGWTMSAVSTRAFRLHGNRKVRGGSSDHVLMMLPLIDMCNHSFSPNVKIIQEQDGSDSNTLVKVVAETQVKENDPLLLNYGCLSNDFFLLDYGFVIESNPYDTIELKYDEGLLDAASMAAGVASPKFSSPAPWQHQLLSQLNLAGKMPNLKVTIGGQDTVEGRLLAAIRILLSGELVEVEKHDLETLKSLSSTAPLGIANEIAAFRTVIALCVIALSHFPTKIMEDEGILKQGVSDTAELSIKYRIQKKSMIIDVMKDLTRRVKLLSAQETPSAS; this is translated from the exons ATGGCCACGTCGAAACTAGCAATAACTTCTCTGGCAGCTCACATTCGTCCCTTCACATGCTCCGTCGCGTCTCAACCCTCCCGTTTAGCTCCTCATCCGCCGGACCTAGTCCGTTGGATCAAAAGAGAAGGCGGCTTCGTTCACCACGCCGTCAAGCTATCTCAGGATACTCCATTCGGCATCGGTCTCATCTCCACCGAGCAAATCGCTCAAGGCACCGACCTAATCTCCCTCCCTCCTCACGTTCCCTTACGCTTCCGATCAGATGAAACGGCACCGTCTCCTCTCCTCGCCGCCTTAGCCCGTCGAGTTCCCG GAGAGTTGTGGGCAATGAAACTGGGACTGAGACTATTACAAGAAAGAGCCAATGCTGATTCTTTCTGGTGGCCTTACATTAGCAATCTTCCCGAGACTTACACCGTTCCCATATTCTTTCCTGGAGAAGACATCAAGAACTTGCAGTATGCTCCTCTTCTCCACCAG GTTAATAAACGATGCCGTTTTCTCCTTGATTTTGAGCGAGAGATTAGACAGACTCTTGAAGATGTTAAGGCTAGTGATCATCCTTTTAGCGGCCAAGATGTGAATGCATCCGCACTCGGGTGGACCATGTCGGCTGTTTCTACTAGAGCGTTTCGTTTGCATGGTAATAGAAAGGTTCGAGGTGGGTCTTCTGATCATGTTCTCATGATGCTTCCTCTGATAGATATGTGCAACCACAGCTTCTCGCCGAATGTCAAGATAATTCAAGAACAGGACGGTTCTGACTCAAACACCCTTGTTAAG GTCGTTGCAGAGACTCAAGTTAAAGAAAACGATCCGTTGCTACTCAATTATGGTTGCCTTAGCAACGATTTTTTCCTTTTGGACTATGGCTTTGTGATTGAATCAAACCCGTACGACACCATTGAGCTTAAATACGATGAAGGGCTCTTGGACGCTGCAAGCATGGCGGCTGGTGTTGCTTCCCCAAAATTCTCTTCTCCAGCTCCATGGCAACATCAGTTGCTTTCCCAACTGAATCTAGCCGGGAAAATGCCAAATCTCAAG GTAACCATAGGAGGTCAAGACACAGTAGAGGGAAGACTATTGGCAGCTATAAGAATACTGCTTTCCGGTGAACTGGTGGAAGTAGAGAAGCATGACTTAGAGACGCTCAAATCTTTATCCTCCACAGCACCTCTTGGAATTGCCAACGAGATTGCCGCTTTCCGCACTGTAATCGCTCTTTGTGTGATTGCATTGAGCCACTTTCCGACAAAGATAATGGAAGACGAGGGTATACTGAAACAAGGTGTTTCAGACACAGCAGAACTGAGTATCAAGTACCGAATCCAGAAGAAATCAATGATCATAGATGTCATGAAAGACCTCACACGAAGGGTTAAGTTACTATCAGCTCAGGAGACACCAAGTGCTTCATAA